A single window of Debaryomyces hansenii CBS767 chromosome F complete sequence DNA harbors:
- a CDS encoding DEHA2F02596p (some similarities with uniprot|P32831 Saccharomyces cerevisiae YBR212W NGR1 negative growth regulatory protein and similar to CA5915|IPF10735 Candida albicans IPF10735): MSFLQSNKGEYVSNNAETGSDTPVGVDSENTGIKPSSVANPSVSSNLHGAVAPLEQPALTSSTASHQHQQEQEMLSGFTIPRPPVSTQQSSVAAEKEQGSNTGQPDSPRTLWMGDLDPWLDEGAISDLWWQILHKKVTVKIIKPKTPKPENNAQGLSHSGYCFVEFESFDDAQQALGLNGQLLPDIAMPSQQQFPNNPDNQKKYFRLNWASGATLSAPIVQTPEYSLFVGDLSASTTEAHLLAFFQKSFPTSIKTVRVMTDPVSGKSRCFGFVRFTDESERQRALVEMHGAWFGGRPLRVALATPRNVGGKLRYPNIPSPNFYNPDQGRQMFIPPNAMPMGGSPFGFFGNPQMPPPPHHPHQVPPRQSYPSHMSPMDMQPTKEYSDDRDQNVSSNGQPNVEQLRSPNLQGGQHGQPFTDPNNTTVFVGGLSSEVTEQTLFTLFKPFGIIQQVKIPPGKNCGFIKYSSREEAEEAIAAMQGFIIGGNRVRLSWGRVSMNNKKYQQQQQQVAQAAQMQAATALSMGMDPASAIAAAAAAAAAGGYPPPIPGAHGHSQNAGMPMMGGMPPMGLPPHISMQSRGNLRSPNPSNIQNYSTSSEDNDASFDKSDVDSNERPSNESQGRGHGIAPPPFYMGGLPTDYHIPPPGSQQGQDELADSMAHMNLNGENHDSNANSENFMAYQGDHRFMMPPMFNGGFPMHDLQYQQFIPSQQLDPQAMYPPQDDRAANDDSIDNAKADDNDSKNDNDD; encoded by the coding sequence ATGTCTTTTTTACAATCTAATAAAGGTGAATatgtttcaaataatgcCGAAACTGGTAGTGACACCCCTGTTGGTGTTGATTCTGAAAATACAGGTATCAAGCCGTCTTCGGTTGCTAACCCTAGTGTTCTGTCCAACTTGCATGGTGCTGTCGCACCATTAGAACAGCCTGCATTAACATCAAGTACTGCTAGCCATCAGCAccaacaagaacaagaaatgCTATCAGGTTTTACTATACCTAGGCCGCCTGTGTCTACGCAACAATCGAGTGTAGCAGCTGAAAAAGAGCAAGGGTCCAATACAGGTCAGCCTGATTCTCCACGTACATTATGGATGGGTGACTTAGACCCGTGGCTAGATGAAGGTGCTATATCTGATTTATGGTGGCAGATATTGCATAAAAAGGTAACTGTTAAGATTATAAAGCCTAAAACCCCTAAACCAGAGAATAATGCACAAGGACTCTCACATTCTGGTTATtgttttgttgaatttgaaagttttGATGATGCTCAACAAGCATTGGGTTTAAATGGCCAATTATTACCAGATATAGCTATGCCATCGCAACAGCAATTTCCGAATAACCCAGATAatcagaagaaatatttcagaCTTAATTGGGCTAGTGGTGCAACGTTGAGTGCTCCTATCGTTCAGACTCCtgaatattcattatttgttggAGATTTATCGGCGTCCACAACTGAAGCACATTTATTGGCATTTTTCCAGAAAAGTTTCCCAACATCGATTAAAACAGTACGGGTTATGACAGACCCTGTTTCTGGCAAATCAAGATGCTTTGGGTTCGTTAGATTCACGGATGAACTGGAAAGACAGCGGGCGTTGGTAGAAATGCATGGTGCTTGGTTTGGTGGGAGACCATTGAGGGTTGCCTTAGCGACTCCAAGGAATGTAGGAGGAAAGCTTCGATACCCTAATATTCCAAGTCCTAATTTCTATAATCCTGACCAGGGAAGACAAATGTTTATTCCACCCAATGCTATGCCAATGGGTGGTTCTCCATTTGGATTTTTTGGAAATCCACAAATGCCACCTCCACCACACCATCCTCATCAGGTACCTCCACGGCAATCATATCCAAGTCATATGTCTCCTATGGATATGCAACCTACCAAAGAATATAGTGACGACCGTGATCAGAATGTTTCGTCAAATGGCCAGCCTAACGTTGAGCAGCTTAGGTCCCCGAATTTACAGGGCGGTCAACACGGTCAGCCATTTACTGACCCTAATAATACTACAGTATTTGTCGGAGGTTTATCATCTGAAGTTACCGAACAAACTTTATTTACGCTCTTTAAACCGTTTGGTATAATTCAACAAGTGAAAATCCCACCAGGAAAGAATTGTggtttcattaaatattccTCCCGTGAAGAAGCTGAAGAAGCAATTGCTGCTATGCAAGGGTTTATTATTGGAGGTAATAGAGTTAGATTAAGTTGGGGCAGAGTTTCGatgaataataagaaataccaacagcaacaacaacaagtAGCCCAGGCTGCTCAAATGCAAGCTGCAACTGCATTATCTATGGGAATGGACCCAGCTAGTGCAATTGCTGCCGCTGCCGCTGCGGCAGCCGCTGGTGGATATCCTCCGCCGATACCTGGAGCACATGGGCATTCGCAAAATGCTGGTATGCCAATGATGGGAGGAATGCCACCAATGGGCCTTCCTCCACATATTTCTATGCAATCGCGTGGTAATTTGCGTTCTCCTAATCCTTCGAACATTCAGAATTACTCTACATCAagtgaagataatgatgcTTCATTCGATAAATCTGACGttgattcaaatgaaaGACCTTCTAATGAAAGCCAAGGTAGAGGGCATGGAATTGCGCCACCCCCATTCTACATGGGTGGCCTACCTACAGATTATCACATTCCACCTCCTGGTTCCCAACAAGGACAAGATGAATTGGCTGATTCAATGGCTCATATGAATTTGAATGGTGAGAATCATGATTCCAATGCCAATTCAGAAAACTTCATGGCCTACCAAGGAGACCACAGGTTTATGATGCCTCCAATGTTCAATGGAGGATTTCCAATGCATGATCTTCAGTACCAACAATTTATACCACTGCAGCAGCTTGACCCTCAAGCTATGTACCCACCTCAAGATGATCGAGCAGCTAATGACGATAGTATAGATAATGCTAAGGcagatgataatgatagtaaaaatgataatgatgattGA
- a CDS encoding DEHA2F02574p (highly similar to uniprot|P02303 Saccharomyces cerevisiae YNL031C HHT2 One of two identical histone H3 proteins (see also HHT1)) encodes MARTKQTARKSTGGKAPRKQLASKAARKSAPVSGGVKKPHRYKPGTVALREIRRFQKSTELLIRKLPFQRLVREIAQDFKSDLRFQSSAIGALQEAVEAYLVSLFEDTNLCAIHAKRVTIQKKDIQLARRLRGERS; translated from the coding sequence atgGCAAGAACCAAGCAAACAGCTAGAAAGTCCACAGGTGGTAAGGCCCCAAGAAAGCAACTTGCTTCAAAGGCCGCCAGAAAATCGGCACCAGTCAGTGGTGGTGTTAAGAAGCCACACAGATATAAGCCAGGTACTGTTGCTTTGAGAGAAATCAGAAGATTCCAAAAGTCTACTGAGTTATTGATCAGAAAATTACCATTCCAAAGATTGGTTAGAGAAATTGCTCAAGATTTCAAGTCTGATTTGAGATTCCAATCTTCGGCTATCGGTGCATTGCAAGAAGCAGTTGAAGCTTACTTGGTTTCGTTATTCGAAGACACAAACTTGTGTGCTATCCACGCGAAGAGAGTCACCATTCAAAAGAAGGATATCCAATTAGCTAGAAGATTGAGAGGTGAAAGATCGTAG